A stretch of Nitrospira sp. DNA encodes these proteins:
- the aroC gene encoding chorismate synthase, producing MAGNTFGRIFTVTSFGESHGPAIGCVVDGCPPGLALSTEDIQKDLDRRKPGTSRHVTQRQESDTVEILSGVFEGKTTGTPIALLIRNEDQRSRDYGNLIDTFRPGHADYTYWQKYGIRDPRGGGRSSARETAVRVAAAAIARKWLSEKYGVVIRGYLSQLGPIELPFKTWDAVGTNAFFSADPDRVAQCETFMDDLRKAGDSVGAKITTVAEHVPVGWGAPVYAKLDSDLASAMMSINAVKAVEIGSGFASVTQHGSEHGDELTPEGFLSNHAGGILGGISTGQDVVVTIGIKPTSSIRIPRKSIDKQGKPVTVETNGRHDPCVGIRATPIAEAMMALVLMDHALLHRAQNADVKTATPKIPASPKKTHSNPHEA from the coding sequence ATGGCCGGCAATACGTTCGGCAGAATCTTCACGGTCACCTCCTTTGGCGAAAGCCATGGGCCCGCGATTGGCTGTGTCGTCGATGGATGTCCGCCGGGCCTCGCACTCTCCACCGAAGATATTCAGAAAGACCTGGATCGGCGCAAGCCTGGCACCTCCCGCCATGTCACGCAACGGCAGGAGTCCGACACCGTCGAGATTCTCTCCGGTGTCTTCGAGGGAAAGACCACCGGCACACCCATCGCTCTCCTCATCCGCAACGAAGATCAGCGCAGCCGTGATTACGGCAATCTCATCGACACGTTCCGGCCCGGTCACGCCGATTACACCTATTGGCAGAAGTACGGTATTCGCGACCCTCGCGGCGGCGGACGATCCTCGGCGCGCGAAACGGCGGTGCGCGTGGCCGCTGCGGCCATTGCCAGGAAGTGGCTTTCGGAAAAATACGGCGTCGTCATTCGTGGCTACCTGAGCCAGCTGGGGCCGATCGAATTGCCGTTCAAGACCTGGGATGCTGTCGGCACCAACGCCTTTTTCTCGGCCGATCCTGACCGTGTCGCTCAGTGTGAAACCTTCATGGATGACCTGCGGAAGGCCGGGGATTCCGTTGGGGCGAAAATCACGACCGTGGCGGAGCATGTGCCGGTCGGGTGGGGCGCGCCTGTTTATGCAAAGCTGGACTCAGATTTAGCCAGCGCCATGATGAGCATCAATGCGGTCAAGGCGGTGGAGATCGGATCGGGGTTTGCCTCCGTGACTCAGCACGGGTCCGAGCATGGAGACGAGCTGACACCGGAAGGATTTCTCTCCAACCATGCCGGTGGCATCCTCGGCGGCATTTCGACCGGGCAGGATGTGGTCGTGACCATCGGGATCAAGCCGACCTCGAGCATTCGTATCCCCCGCAAGTCGATCGACAAACAGGGCAAGCCGGTCACGGTTGAAACCAATGGCCGCCATGATCCCTGTGTCGGCATCCGGGCCACGCCGATCGCCGAAGCCATGATGGCGCTGGTCCTCATGGATCACGCCTTGCTGCATCGCGCACAGAATGCCGACGTGAAGACGGCGACGCCAAAGATTCCAGCCTCTCCGAAAAAGACTCACTCCAATCCCCACGAAGCCTAG
- a CDS encoding ATP-binding cassette domain-containing protein, translating into MSSIIDIHKATVYRGETCVFSDFSFALQEGEHAAILGPNGAGKSTLLKLLAGGVHPLPLEETRISLLGEEGGNVWDVRKRLGLVSHDLQRDYLICAEGVNVILSGFYASNDTYEYQEFSAAQVARAREVMRELGIESLAGRRFGHLSTGEQRRFLLGRALVHDPTVLVLDEPTSGLDLKACFQYLDLLRAQIRRGKTVLLVTHHLHEIPPEIERVVLLKAGQIIADGSKANLLTDGNLSRLFDQPVTLVRANGWYQALPASAPS; encoded by the coding sequence ATGTCCTCCATCATCGATATTCACAAAGCGACCGTCTATCGGGGAGAGACCTGCGTCTTTTCAGATTTTTCCTTTGCGCTGCAGGAAGGCGAGCATGCGGCGATTCTGGGGCCGAACGGCGCTGGGAAATCGACCCTGCTCAAGCTCCTGGCGGGCGGCGTCCATCCGCTGCCGTTGGAGGAGACCAGGATCAGCCTCTTGGGGGAAGAGGGCGGGAATGTCTGGGACGTGCGGAAACGCCTCGGTCTCGTCTCGCACGATCTTCAGCGCGACTATCTGATCTGCGCCGAGGGGGTGAACGTCATCCTGTCCGGTTTCTATGCGAGCAATGATACGTATGAGTATCAGGAGTTCAGCGCGGCGCAGGTTGCGCGGGCGCGTGAGGTGATGAGAGAGCTTGGCATTGAGTCATTGGCCGGCCGCCGGTTCGGTCATCTCTCGACCGGCGAGCAACGCCGCTTTCTCCTCGGCCGCGCGCTGGTGCATGATCCCACTGTGCTGGTCTTGGACGAACCGACGAGCGGACTTGATCTGAAGGCCTGTTTCCAATACCTGGATCTCCTGCGCGCGCAGATCCGCCGAGGAAAGACGGTGCTCCTGGTTACCCACCATCTGCACGAAATCCCGCCGGAGATTGAGCGGGTCGTCTTGCTCAAAGCAGGGCAGATTATCGCCGACGGCAGCAAGGCCAATCTGCTCACAGATGGGAACCTCAGCCGGCTCTTTGACCAGCCTGTAACGCTTGTTCGGGCCAACGGTTGGTATCAGGCCCTGCCTGCGTCAGCCCCCTCCTAG
- a CDS encoding trypsin-like peptidase domain-containing protein codes for MRIGNLLSSVFTRLLLFSTWTGIALLTTQAGAEPTPLNQDMFLRAKQATVGILEDTQDQRTPDKPGKILVRGTGFHLRDGYIVTARHAAEKHDATTGVVLEKKIRILTTDLHELPADLVGDSAFMDVVVYRVAESHRAKLLASAPFASGEVQTGQAVFTVGYPMGWGPTMAFGHLGNTNTFLQTVDTRLIQADVAACSGNSGGGLFNDKGEVVGIMHAIIQTERDDSTAHCSRMAFAIPAILANRIVNAALEGKPLTFSKMGIHMMAVKDGTKWRMAVKDVSEPSKSAGIQKHDIIIAVDDTEINDAAHLKNYLIERTTPSQQVRVKVRRIDADLTFTVTLGGG; via the coding sequence ATGCGTATCGGCAATCTGTTATCCTCCGTTTTCACACGACTCCTACTCTTCAGCACCTGGACCGGCATCGCCCTGCTGACCACCCAGGCCGGAGCGGAACCGACGCCGCTCAACCAGGACATGTTTCTGCGCGCCAAACAGGCCACTGTCGGCATTCTGGAAGACACGCAGGATCAACGCACTCCGGACAAGCCTGGGAAAATCCTTGTTCGCGGCACCGGCTTTCACCTGCGCGACGGCTACATCGTCACCGCCCGGCATGCGGCGGAAAAACACGATGCCACCACCGGCGTCGTTCTGGAGAAAAAGATCCGCATCCTCACGACCGATCTCCACGAACTGCCCGCTGATCTGGTCGGAGACAGCGCCTTCATGGACGTCGTCGTCTATCGCGTCGCCGAATCCCATCGGGCGAAGCTGCTCGCCAGCGCCCCGTTTGCCTCCGGCGAGGTGCAGACGGGCCAGGCAGTCTTCACCGTCGGCTATCCGATGGGCTGGGGCCCCACCATGGCCTTCGGACACCTGGGCAATACGAATACGTTTCTGCAAACGGTGGACACCAGGCTGATCCAGGCCGATGTAGCCGCCTGCAGCGGCAACTCCGGCGGCGGGCTCTTCAATGACAAGGGCGAGGTCGTCGGGATCATGCACGCCATCATTCAAACCGAGCGCGACGATTCCACCGCCCATTGCAGCCGCATGGCCTTTGCCATCCCGGCGATCCTCGCCAATCGAATTGTGAATGCCGCACTGGAAGGAAAGCCCCTGACCTTCTCAAAGATGGGCATTCACATGATGGCGGTAAAAGACGGCACGAAGTGGCGCATGGCCGTGAAAGACGTGAGTGAGCCGTCCAAGTCAGCCGGCATCCAAAAGCACGACATCATCATCGCGGTGGACGACACCGAGATCAACGACGCAGCGCATCTGAAGAACTATTTGATCGAGCGCACGACCCCCAGCCAACAAGTTCGGGTGAAAGTCCGGCGCATCGATGCGGATTTGACCTTTACGGTAACGCTAGGAGGGGGCTGA
- a CDS encoding OmpA family protein has product MRQHTLFPALSLRTASLILLCAITPVGCVTKDTHIKTLGELDAAKKLSTEQATELDALKQQLRAQADHLKQQLADLQQSLEQEAAQRKTAEDAAAAIAKEREALEARSAELQAKLDGLEREKGQLGSDLSEVRAQIEQLQKKLADETAQVSTLEQNNEQLTGKTAAAQGEIAKLRQRAADLEAEAARVAREREQLRQQQSQLAATLDQERARLKAEEAEKARLAKEQALLAASLEEERQRLKKEEAEKARLAQEQTQLTASLEQERQRLKAEEAEKARLEQERAAKEAEIARLTRTQEELSKSLQDEIAKGNITIQQVRDQLTINMVDRVLFDSGQAQVKPAGMKVLKQVGDVLNKITDKQIRIEGHTDNVPISTKLQDKFKTNWELSTARATTVVRYLIDQGGVDRQYLSAVGYAETRPVGPNETEEGRSANRRIEIVLHPKDLSKISGQLGAAGSDGK; this is encoded by the coding sequence ATGCGCCAACACACACTATTTCCAGCCCTCTCACTCCGCACCGCCTCTCTGATCCTGCTATGCGCCATCACGCCAGTCGGATGTGTCACAAAAGACACCCACATCAAGACACTCGGGGAACTGGATGCCGCGAAAAAACTCTCCACGGAACAAGCCACAGAACTGGACGCACTCAAACAGCAGTTGCGGGCGCAAGCCGATCACTTGAAACAGCAACTGGCGGATCTCCAGCAGAGCCTTGAGCAAGAAGCGGCCCAAAGAAAAACGGCGGAGGACGCGGCCGCGGCGATCGCCAAAGAACGCGAAGCCCTGGAAGCCCGCTCCGCAGAGCTGCAAGCCAAGCTGGATGGGCTGGAACGGGAAAAGGGGCAACTGGGCTCAGACCTGAGCGAGGTCCGCGCACAGATCGAACAACTCCAGAAGAAGCTGGCCGATGAAACGGCCCAGGTCAGCACCCTGGAGCAGAACAACGAGCAGCTGACCGGCAAAACCGCTGCCGCGCAGGGAGAGATTGCCAAACTGCGGCAGCGCGCGGCTGACCTGGAAGCGGAAGCGGCCCGAGTCGCCAGGGAGCGGGAGCAACTGCGCCAGCAGCAATCGCAACTCGCCGCTACGCTCGACCAGGAGCGCGCGAGGCTCAAAGCCGAAGAGGCGGAAAAAGCCCGCCTTGCGAAGGAGCAAGCCCTGCTCGCCGCCAGCCTCGAGGAAGAACGCCAGCGGCTCAAGAAAGAGGAAGCAGAGAAGGCCAGGCTGGCGCAGGAACAGACTCAGCTGACGGCCAGCCTCGAACAGGAACGCCAGCGCCTGAAGGCGGAAGAGGCCGAGAAAGCCCGCCTTGAACAAGAGCGGGCGGCCAAGGAAGCCGAGATTGCCCGATTGACACGCACGCAGGAAGAACTCTCGAAGTCATTGCAGGACGAAATCGCCAAAGGCAACATCACCATCCAGCAAGTTCGCGATCAGCTCACCATCAACATGGTGGACCGGGTCCTGTTCGATTCCGGCCAGGCGCAGGTAAAACCGGCCGGCATGAAAGTCCTGAAGCAGGTTGGCGACGTGCTCAACAAGATTACCGACAAACAAATCCGGATCGAAGGGCACACAGACAACGTTCCCATCAGCACGAAGCTGCAGGATAAATTCAAAACGAATTGGGAGCTGTCCACGGCCCGGGCGACCACCGTCGTGCGCTACCTGATCGATCAGGGCGGCGTGGACCGCCAATATCTCTCAGCGGTCGGCTATGCCGAAACCCGCCCCGTAGGCCCGAACGAAACCGAAGAAGGACGGAGCGCCAACCGGCGCATCGAAATCGTCCTCCATCCGAAAGACCTCTCGAAAATCTCGGGACAGCTGGGGGCCGCCGGTTCGGACGGAAAGTAA
- a CDS encoding pseudouridine synthase, whose protein sequence is MAMPQCKTIIFNKPYLVLPCFTDSDGRPTLADYIGLPGVYAAGRLDHDSEGLMILTSDGGLAHRITDPQHKLQKVYWAQVERIPGEEALHQLREGVLLSGTRTRPAEVRLLQQEPALPARPVPIRFRKTVPTAWVEITLREGMNRQVRRMTAAVGHPTLRLVRVAIGPIVLADLQPGQWRALTAQETAQLAQRGEQGEKPRGATRR, encoded by the coding sequence ATGGCAATGCCACAATGCAAGACGATCATTTTCAACAAGCCCTATCTAGTGCTGCCGTGTTTTACCGATTCTGATGGGCGTCCGACCTTGGCGGATTATATCGGTCTGCCCGGCGTGTATGCAGCGGGCCGGCTCGATCATGACAGCGAAGGGCTAATGATTCTCACGTCCGATGGCGGGCTCGCCCATCGCATTACGGATCCCCAGCACAAACTTCAGAAGGTGTATTGGGCGCAAGTCGAGCGAATTCCCGGCGAAGAGGCCTTGCATCAGCTGCGGGAGGGGGTGCTGTTGAGTGGAACGCGGACCAGACCGGCGGAGGTTCGGTTGCTTCAGCAGGAGCCAGCGCTTCCAGCTCGTCCCGTGCCCATCCGTTTTCGCAAAACCGTGCCGACGGCGTGGGTGGAGATCACGTTGCGGGAAGGGATGAACCGGCAAGTCCGCCGTATGACCGCTGCGGTCGGGCATCCGACGCTCCGGCTGGTGCGTGTCGCGATTGGGCCGATTGTGCTTGCGGATCTTCAGCCTGGCCAGTGGCGGGCGCTCACGGCCCAAGAGACAGCGCAGCTGGCTCAAAGGGGGGAGCAGGGCGAAAAGCCAAGAGGGGCGACGCGCCGGTGA
- a CDS encoding DUF190 domain-containing protein: MLPTDGSLLRIFVGEADKYDKQPLYEWIVAQARAQGLAGATVLRGLMGFGANTRVIHTFKIERLSEDLPIIIELVDASEKLEAFLSFVEQHIHSGLLATMEKIQIRFYRGDRSPAPTMPPR, translated from the coding sequence ATGCTTCCGACGGACGGCTCCCTGCTTCGGATCTTCGTCGGCGAGGCCGACAAATATGACAAACAACCGCTCTACGAATGGATCGTGGCCCAAGCCAGGGCGCAGGGGCTCGCGGGTGCCACCGTCTTGCGCGGCCTAATGGGGTTCGGCGCCAACACGCGCGTGATCCACACCTTCAAGATCGAACGGTTGTCGGAAGACCTTCCCATCATCATCGAGCTGGTCGATGCATCGGAAAAGCTGGAGGCCTTCCTCTCGTTTGTCGAACAACACATCCACTCCGGCCTCCTTGCGACGATGGAGAAGATCCAGATCCGGTTCTATCGAGGCGACCGATCGCCCGCCCCCACGATGCCTCCTCGGTAA
- the crcB gene encoding fluoride efflux transporter CrcB has translation MLKLLLIGTGGFIGSIFRYLLSGAAQSFSQSIAFPYGTLTVNMLGCLCIGVLSELSENRGLLTPDAKAFLIVGILGGFTTFSAFGNETMALIRSGEPALALMNVGAHIVLGLGAVWLGYTLAYAIWR, from the coding sequence ATGCTCAAACTGCTCTTAATCGGGACCGGCGGATTTATCGGCTCCATCTTTCGCTACCTTCTCAGCGGGGCAGCGCAATCGTTCAGCCAGAGCATTGCCTTTCCGTATGGCACCCTGACGGTGAATATGCTGGGCTGCCTCTGCATCGGCGTCCTATCGGAACTTTCGGAGAACCGCGGCCTCTTGACCCCGGACGCCAAAGCCTTTTTGATCGTCGGCATTCTCGGCGGGTTTACCACCTTCTCCGCCTTCGGCAATGAAACGATGGCCTTGATCCGGAGCGGAGAACCGGCGCTGGCGCTCATGAATGTCGGCGCACATATCGTGCTCGGGCTTGGCGCCGTATGGCTCGGCTATACACTGGCCTATGCGATTTGGAGGTAA
- a CDS encoding glutamate mutase L, which translates to MSASAHASDKPKIDYPLNVIVATDCGSTTTKAILIEKVGDEYRQTYRGEAPTTVEAPFEDVTRGVLNAIAEIEELSGRKILDGDKIITPCRDQKTGVDIYISTSSAGGGLQMMVTGVVQNMTGESAQRAALGAGAIVIDVLASNDGRLPHEKIERIRSMRPDMILMSGGTDGGAVTHVVEMAEYVAAAEPRPRFGATYRLPLIYAGNKDAQGQVKKILGEKAALEITENIRPVLERENLAPARNKIHDLFLEHVMQQAPGYKKLMEMAGAPIMPTPAAVGVIMETIAKREHLNLIGVDIGGATTDVFSVFEGVFNRTVSANLGMSYSISNVLAEAGLANIMRWVPFEIDEQTLRNRIKNKMVRPTTIPQTLDELQIEQAISREALRLALIHHKSLATGLKGVQQERTISDVFEQGASGKTLIDMLKLDLIVGSGGILSHAPRRIQSMLMMVDAYEPLGFTRLSVDSIFMMPHLGVLSTINEKAATDVFVRDCMVYLGTCVAPIGQAKAGDRLADYELTFPDGRVVKDQLNMGELRLFPLGVNEQATLTMQPAKAINLGQGAGVPVTREVQGGAVGVMLDGRGRPLQLPADSPARVAALTKWFKAVELYPRL; encoded by the coding sequence ATGAGTGCTTCAGCTCACGCCTCCGACAAACCCAAGATCGACTATCCGTTGAATGTCATCGTGGCGACTGACTGCGGCAGCACGACGACCAAGGCCATTCTCATCGAGAAAGTCGGCGACGAATACCGCCAGACCTATCGCGGTGAAGCGCCGACGACGGTCGAGGCGCCCTTTGAGGACGTGACACGCGGCGTGCTGAACGCCATTGCCGAAATCGAAGAGCTCTCGGGCCGCAAGATTCTGGACGGCGACAAGATCATCACCCCCTGCCGAGATCAGAAGACTGGCGTCGATATCTACATCTCCACCAGCAGTGCGGGCGGCGGCCTGCAAATGATGGTGACCGGCGTGGTGCAGAACATGACCGGCGAAAGCGCGCAACGGGCCGCCCTCGGCGCCGGGGCGATTGTGATCGATGTCCTGGCCTCGAACGATGGCCGTCTGCCGCACGAAAAGATCGAGCGGATTCGCTCCATGCGTCCGGACATGATTTTGATGTCCGGCGGCACGGACGGCGGTGCTGTGACCCATGTCGTGGAGATGGCCGAGTATGTGGCGGCGGCAGAGCCGCGGCCGCGGTTCGGGGCGACGTATAGGCTGCCGCTGATCTACGCGGGCAACAAGGATGCGCAGGGGCAGGTGAAGAAGATTCTAGGCGAGAAGGCCGCCCTTGAAATCACGGAAAATATCCGGCCGGTGCTGGAGCGGGAGAACCTGGCGCCGGCCCGCAACAAGATTCACGACCTCTTTCTTGAACATGTCATGCAGCAGGCGCCGGGCTATAAGAAGCTGATGGAGATGGCCGGTGCGCCGATCATGCCGACGCCGGCGGCGGTCGGTGTCATCATGGAGACCATCGCGAAACGCGAGCACCTCAATCTGATCGGGGTCGATATCGGTGGCGCGACGACCGACGTGTTCTCGGTCTTCGAGGGGGTCTTCAATCGCACGGTCAGTGCCAATCTGGGCATGTCCTACAGCATCTCGAATGTGTTGGCTGAGGCGGGGCTCGCGAACATCATGCGGTGGGTGCCGTTCGAGATCGACGAGCAGACGCTGCGCAACCGTATTAAGAACAAGATGGTGCGGCCCACGACGATTCCGCAGACCCTCGACGAATTGCAGATTGAACAGGCCATTTCCCGCGAGGCGCTGCGCCTGGCGCTGATCCATCACAAGTCGCTGGCGACCGGGCTCAAAGGGGTGCAGCAGGAACGGACGATTTCCGACGTGTTCGAACAGGGGGCGTCCGGCAAAACCTTGATCGACATGCTGAAGCTGGATCTCATTGTCGGCAGCGGCGGGATTCTCTCCCATGCGCCGCGCCGAATTCAGTCGATGCTCATGATGGTGGACGCCTACGAGCCGCTTGGGTTCACGAGGTTGTCGGTGGATAGCATCTTCATGATGCCGCATTTGGGCGTGCTCTCGACGATCAACGAGAAGGCCGCGACCGATGTGTTCGTGCGCGATTGCATGGTCTATCTTGGGACCTGCGTGGCCCCGATCGGACAGGCCAAGGCCGGTGACCGGCTGGCCGACTACGAACTGACTTTCCCGGACGGACGTGTGGTAAAGGACCAGTTGAACATGGGAGAGTTGCGGCTCTTCCCTCTGGGCGTGAATGAACAGGCGACGTTGACGATGCAGCCGGCGAAGGCGATCAATCTGGGTCAGGGAGCCGGCGTGCCGGTGACGCGCGAGGTGCAAGGCGGGGCGGTGGGCGTCATGCTGGATGGCCGCGGCCGGCCGCTGCAATTGCCCGCCGATTCACCGGCCCGCGTGGCCGCGCTCACAAAATGGTTTAAGGCGGTGGAGCTGTATCCGAGATTATAG
- a CDS encoding DUF6754 domain-containing protein — protein sequence MPPAQVQVFDTPNDGGKSLTVVWASGSQDRDDVRYEIWFGEAGDSTEAGPLKVIAEFSAASHYVRESKQGWWTRVGALADHRFIVRDGKGIELKDGVRYQVAVASVRGAERLMGPTILATPQPNWFNWNAVNNLVLAVLFGGLVFYSISQAKKKEIFLRRIPGLDAVDEAIGRATELGKPILYLTGAHDMSDPSTIAAAVILGRVAKRTASYETELMVPHRDPITMAVCQEITKQAYLEAGKPDLFKEDSNFFITSDQFSYTAAVDGIMLRKKPAANFFMGAYFAESLLLTETGASTGAIQIAGTDSDHQLPFFVTTCDYTLIGEELYAASAYLSREPVQMGTLRGQDLGKAVLLTAIGVGTALATLGVIFHAEWPQLFLELFKDVK from the coding sequence GTGCCGCCGGCGCAGGTGCAGGTGTTCGATACGCCCAATGACGGAGGCAAGAGCCTCACGGTTGTCTGGGCGTCGGGGAGCCAGGACCGGGACGATGTCCGTTACGAAATCTGGTTCGGAGAGGCCGGCGACTCCACTGAAGCAGGTCCGCTCAAAGTGATTGCGGAGTTTTCTGCCGCCTCCCACTATGTGCGCGAGTCCAAACAGGGCTGGTGGACGAGAGTCGGCGCCTTGGCCGATCACCGCTTTATCGTGCGGGACGGGAAGGGGATCGAGCTCAAAGACGGCGTGCGCTACCAGGTCGCGGTGGCGTCCGTGCGCGGGGCGGAGCGCCTGATGGGGCCGACGATCCTCGCCACCCCGCAGCCGAATTGGTTCAATTGGAATGCGGTGAACAACCTGGTGCTGGCGGTGCTGTTCGGCGGCCTGGTGTTCTACAGCATCAGCCAGGCGAAGAAGAAAGAGATCTTCCTGCGGCGGATTCCCGGCCTCGATGCGGTGGATGAGGCCATCGGCCGGGCGACCGAATTAGGCAAGCCAATTCTGTATCTGACCGGCGCGCATGACATGAGCGATCCCTCCACGATCGCGGCCGCGGTGATTCTCGGGCGCGTCGCCAAGCGCACGGCGTCGTATGAAACCGAGCTGATGGTGCCGCATCGCGATCCCATCACGATGGCGGTGTGCCAGGAAATCACGAAACAGGCCTATCTCGAAGCGGGCAAGCCGGATCTGTTCAAGGAAGATTCCAACTTTTTCATCACCAGCGATCAATTCAGTTATACGGCGGCCGTAGACGGCATCATGTTGCGCAAAAAGCCAGCGGCCAATTTTTTCATGGGCGCGTACTTTGCCGAATCGCTGCTGCTCACGGAGACCGGCGCCAGCACGGGGGCGATCCAGATTGCCGGGACCGACTCCGATCACCAGCTGCCGTTTTTCGTGACGACCTGCGATTACACCTTGATCGGCGAGGAGCTGTACGCCGCCAGCGCCTATCTCTCCCGGGAGCCGGTGCAGATGGGGACGCTGCGCGGGCAGGATCTCGGCAAGGCCGTCCTCCTGACGGCCATCGGAGTGGGGACGGCGTTGGCCACGCTGGGAGTGATCTTCCACGCGGAGTGGCCGCAGTTGTTTCTCGAATTATTTAAGGATGTGAAATGA